Genomic window (Kiritimatiellia bacterium):
GCGGCGGCAAACGTCCGGGATGACGACGCTTTTCCCGAGCCGGCCCGGAAAAAAAAGGGACAGGTGGAGGTAAGCCGGAAGCTCGTCAGACGTCCGGTAAAAACCGCTCCGGCGAAAAAAATGTCTGAAAACGAACTGAAAAGAGCATTAAGCGCCGGCATTGACTCCGCCGTAACGTCCCCGGCCGGAGCCGGCCCCGGAACGGGAACCGGCGCCGGCGGGATTCAACATCCTTATGCCTGGTATTACAAACAGGTTTATAACATCATGTATGCGGCCTGGCAGCAGCCCAGTTCGCTCATCGGAGTGAAAGGCCTCGTAACCAGGGCGGAAATCCGCATCCAGCGCGGCGGCCGGGTCGCCGCCAAAAGAATCGTGCGGCCCTCCGGCAACCGGCAGATGGATGAATCGGTCATGCAGGCGCTGGAATCCGTCAATGTCATGCCGGAACTTCCGGCTGGCTTCGGCGGCGCGCACGAGGATATTTTCATTGATTTTGAGTTGGCGGATACGCCCGTTCAGGCCGGCGAGTGAAAACCCCTGCGGCTTGCCGCAGGGGTTTTCGCTCCATCTGGCTCATGGAATTCCTGCCGTAGGAGGGGAGAAACGCGCTTTCAAACGGAGCGGGCGGCCTGGTCTTCCGCCAGAAGCAAAGGCCGGGCGGTGGCGCTGATCCGGCCTTCCAGCCTGGCCAGCATTTTAGCCTCAAGCGCATCCCGCAACTGAATGCGTTCCGTTGCGGGCAGGGAAGAAATGTCCATAAAACCGGCCGCCGCCTGTTCGTGCCCGCCCGCCGATCCGTTTTTTTTGCCAATCACGGAGCGCAGCAGACGGCCGCAATGCAGGCCGGCCGTCTTGCTGCGGACGGAAACGACCAGGCGGTCGTCGGTAAAGCCGGTGCAGAAGGCCCGCGTAATCCGTTCCATGCGCAATAACAGGTCGGCTATTTCAGCGACAATTTCCGGCTGTTTCACGCTCGCCAGATGGGTCCAGGCCGCTCGCCCGTAAGTCTGCGCGTTGGACACGGCCTCGGCGAGGTAGCCGTAATAAGTGCGCGAAAGGGGCGCGTTTTTAATCTGTCCCAGAGTTCTTACGCTGCATTGGTTGAGAAGGGCGGTGTAGGCCGTGATATCCCGTTCCGAAACGTGGCGGATAAAATCAAAAGTTTCGGTGGTGATGGCGTAAGCCATGATGGCGGCCAGCCACTTGGGGATGGGAATATTTGCCGCCCGCAGACATTCCCAGAAACGGGTGCTCGTTGCGCCAAAGGCCGGCTTGATGTCAATGAACATGCCGGCCGGCGCCGTATATTTGCCGTGATGGTGGTGGTCAAACACGGCAATCGGATTAATGCCCGCGGGCATGGTTACGTTGCCGTGCCAGGGAGTTGTGTCAACAAATATTGCCGGGCATTTCTTTTTGCCGGGATGCCACTGCTGCAGGGGTATAAATCTGTACTTGCAATGCCGGACAACCTCCCGGTTTTCAGCGCGCGAAACAATGCCGCTGAAAATAATCTGGCCGTGAAGATGATAATGTTTCGCCAGAAGCAGCTGCAGGGCGGCCGCCGAAGCGAGGGCGTCCGGGTCGGGATAATCATGCGGGATGATCAATACCCGGCCCTTGGAGGGCAGAACCCCGGCCAGCGCCTTCAGCGTCTGTTCAATTTCAGTATTGACCGTTTCATCCATAAGCAATCGTTTCAATGTGTTTCGTCCGCCGGCGGCGGAAACCGTATCTATTTAGCAATCCGCAGAAAAGAATCGACAGGATTACAGGATACTTTTTTATCCTGTCAACTCTTCTGCAGATGGCTTAATGGTTACCGGAAATCCATTCAACATCCGGGCAAACAGGCTGAATCTTGAAGATGACCGGACACGGCGGTTCCGAAGACCGGCCGGCTAAGCGCCAGACCCGGACGCTCCCATATCAGAAATTATTTAAGCAGGAGGCCGATAATGACTCCCATCAGAGTAAATCCGAGGAAAGCCACTGATTTGTAGACCGAAAACGAGGTAACGATAAGATCTATGCTGACGCGGGGGGTTAAACCGCTGAATAGCAGTACGACCACGGTTAATGCGAAAAGAACCAGAGCAAATATCATTTTTTTATTCATGTTAGAGCCTCCCGAACCACCCGAACTTTTTTTCTTACTGCCTTCGCCCATGGCCGCCTCGCTTCATCGTTTCCGCCAGCGCCCGCTCATAACAGTCATAAGTCCGGCGGTCAAAACAGACAATAACGACCTTTTGCAAATCCGCGTTAAGGCGCAAAGC
Coding sequences:
- a CDS encoding TonB family protein, producing the protein MNGELKKKGVISIAVHLALLIFLVIRSFISCHRLDARNISPFIDLQVGAVSSPAGGGGAPTVAAAANVRDDDAFPEPARKKKGQVEVSRKLVRRPVKTAPAKKMSENELKRALSAGIDSAVTSPAGAGPGTGTGAGGIQHPYAWYYKQVYNIMYAAWQQPSSLIGVKGLVTRAEIRIQRGGRVAAKRIVRPSGNRQMDESVMQALESVNVMPELPAGFGGAHEDIFIDFELADTPVQAGE
- a CDS encoding DHHA1 domain-containing protein — its product is MKRLLMDETVNTEIEQTLKALAGVLPSKGRVLIIPHDYPDPDALASAAALQLLLAKHYHLHGQIIFSGIVSRAENREVVRHCKYRFIPLQQWHPGKKKCPAIFVDTTPWHGNVTMPAGINPIAVFDHHHHGKYTAPAGMFIDIKPAFGATSTRFWECLRAANIPIPKWLAAIMAYAITTETFDFIRHVSERDITAYTALLNQCSVRTLGQIKNAPLSRTYYGYLAEAVSNAQTYGRAAWTHLASVKQPEIVAEIADLLLRMERITRAFCTGFTDDRLVVSVRSKTAGLHCGRLLRSVIGKKNGSAGGHEQAAAGFMDISSLPATERIQLRDALEAKMLARLEGRISATARPLLLAEDQAARSV